In Coraliomargarita parva, the genomic stretch ATTACCGCAAATTAATACGCCTGGCCCTGGATCAGCAGTACGAGACCCCGTTCATGATCGAAAGCGACGACAGTATGGCCTGTAGCCTCATCGCACGTCACCTACACCGAGCGGGACACCTAAGGGAGCAGGAATACGTGGAATTGGATTGTAAACGGCTTCCTTTGCCCGGTCAGAAGGATGAATCCGGGCAGGAAATTTCGGATATACTGGACGCCGCCCTGAACGATGCCTGCGGGGGCACGCTCTTCCTGCGCGATATTCAGACCATGGACAAAGCCTTCCAGCAGAAGCTCGCCCACAATTTCAAAGAGTACTTCAACAACGTCCGTCTGGTGGCCTCCCTCGACATGGGACACCGCAACGGGGACATCTACCTCCTCCTCTACATGCAATTCGCCCAATGGACGCTGAACCTGCATAATTTTGCCCAGCGGCTCGACGACCTCAAAACCGTGCTACGCCACATCGCCACCCAGCTCGTGCAGTTCGGCTTACCTGAAAGCGCAACCTTGCCCTCAAGTATCGATGCGGTCTATGACACTCTGCAGGCCAGACCACGGATCCTCCTGAGCGATTGCCTGCACGCCCTGATCGAAGAATCGACCACGGGCAAGGAAGCCAGCCAAACCGCCGAAATCATGGCGCTTGATGCTTCCGAGTTCTTCCTTCAAACGGAACGCTTCGGCACCTAATACCGCTTCGAAACGAGGCTTACGACAAAGCCCGTTCAAGCATTCGCTTAGCGAGTTTCGTCGCATCGAAATGTTCCTCGACGAGTTGCCGGGCACGGCGGCTGTGCCGATCATAATCGGCTTCAACCGCCTCAAGGGCCTTCGCAGCTTCCGAAGGCGAACGGAAACGAATCACCCCTTCGTCCCCCGGCAATAAGGAACTTGGCCCGGTGTCCTGCAAAACGGCGGGTCGTCCGCTAGCCATGTAGTGCAGTGTCCGGTCAGCAATCCAAGCCGTATCGAGCAGAACATAAAACGGTTTGGCACAACTGAATTCACCGCGGGATTGCTGCACATAGCGGTGATACGCCGCCGGTGTCCAGTCTTTCGAAATGATAGGCCGAATATTCCAACAATTGGCTTCGAACCGGGCGACATCTTCATGGTCAGAGTCGCCTAATGTCAGCGATAACTCAAGCGACGCACTCGTTTCCTTCGGCACTTGAATATATTCAAGAAACGCCGTTCGCTTTTCATTACTCAAGAATTTACCATCCCATTCGATCCATTCACGGGACCACCAATTGGATACCGTGGTGTAATGCCCGCCAACTGGAGCAGGAACCACCGGCCAGGAAGGAAGATACACCGCGGGCGGCATAAAATGCCACTCCAAGCCCGCATCTGGAATTTTACAGCCTGGCTTTCCGACTGTTTCACCAACGGTAAAATAGATATCGTGCGGGGCTACCACCAAATCGCCCCGGCTAAGCCACAGTTGCATCACACCTGGGTCTCCATCAAAAAACGCACTGCGTCGAAAACGGTTAATGACGTTCGGACTTTCATGATACGCAGCATTAAAGAAGAGGTCGGATTGTGCTGCGGCCTCATCCAGTGTGAGATAATGCCCGCTATCATCCCAAGGTAATGCTGCGCCAGTATTTGACGCAAGAGCAACCTGTGGAGACCGCAGTCCATGACTAATGAGAAATTCTCGAATTTCCGCCACGGCACGACCGATTTCGTCCTCTGAGAGACTGGGGTCGAATCGCTCCGCCTCCATCCATATGACATTGCATCCAATTGCATCCAAACCTTGTGCCCAGGATAGATACATCCACGCCAGTCCACCTGAATGGGTGCGACATGCACTTGCGGACATGCATACAGTGATACTCATCGATGGGACTTCATTCAACTTGTTCAATGCTGAATCCTAAATCGCCGGAGAACTATATCTCCTAACGAAACTAGAATCATTTCAATATCAAGAATAAAAACTCCCTCGGATAGCTGGGACCGCCCAAGGCTCGAGCACTCAATCCGAGCAATCGGGCGCGTAAGGTCTTGCAAATTTGTGAAATCGAAATGACACTTAAATGGGCATTTAAACTGCTAAATGCAACCCAGACGAATGTCGGGGCTAGCAGTATACTAACTGAGTTATCATGACTACCACTCTCACCGCCAAACCTGCCGCGGGACTCGCTCAACCCAATGCATCAGATGCGACTCGCGAAACCTCAATACGCGTCGTAGCCGCCGGAAAATACCTGCGCCGAGGCAAGCAAAAATTCTACGTCAAAGGTTTTTCCTACGGACCTTTTGCTCCAAACCAAGCGGGTGAATCCCTCCCCGAACCGGAGCAAGTCGCGCGCGATTTCGCCCAGATCCGGGAATTGGGTGCCAACACCGTGCGCGTGTATTTCCCTCCGCCGGTCTGGTTCCTCGACGAGGCGCTCAAACAGGACTTGATGGTCTTTATTGATGTGCCTTGGGAAAAGCATCGTTGTTTTCTGGATGATTGGTACGCCATGGAGCGTGCCAGAGACACCATCCGCAAAACCGCACGCGAGCTCGGTGGCCACCCGGCGGTCCTGGCGATCAGTGTGGTCAATGAGTTCCCGGTCGATGCCGTGCGCTATCAGGGACGCCGTCGCGTCGAAAAATTTGTCGAGGAATTGCTCACCATCGCCAAGAACGAGGCGCCGGAATGTCTGGTTACCTTCGTCAATTATCCGACAACCGAGTTCCTTGAGGTACAGGGCTGCGACTTCACCTGCTTCAACGTGTATGTCCACGACGAGATAAAATTCGGCCGCTATCTGGACCGGCTCCAGCATTTGGCCGGCGACAAGCCCTTGGTCCTGGGTGAGTATGGCATCGATTCCTCGCGCGAGGGGAAAGAGGAACAAGCCGAAATCCTGATCCGCCACCTCAAGCGGGTCTACCGGCACGGACTCTCCGGTTCCGTCGTCTTCGCCTATACGGACGACTGGTTCACCGGGGGCCACCAGATCACCGATTGGTTTTTTGGCGTGACGCACTCCGATCGCAGCGAAAAGCCGGCTGCCAAGGCCCTCCGGGAGATATGGAAAGCCGTCCCGGACTGCATCTACGACCCACACGAGCTTCCCCGGGTGTCCGTTGTCGTCTGTTCCTACAACGGTTCCCGCACCTTGGAAGGCTGTCTCGAGTCGCTCATGAAACTGGAGTATCCGGACTACGAAGTGATCGTGGTCAATGATGGCTCCACCGATTCGACCGGAGAGATCGCCCAGCGTTTTCCACGGGTCCGTTACTTCGAACAGGTCAACAAGGGCCTGAGTGTGGCGCGGAACAAAGGTGCGGAACTCGCCACCGGCGAAATCGTGGCCTATACCGACGACGACTGCGTGATCGATGAGCACTGGCTGCATTATCTCGTTCTCGGAATGAAAGACCAGGCGGTTGAAGCGATCGGCGGCCCCAACATTACCCCGGACTCCGACGGTTGGCCCGCACGCTGTGCCGCCGCCAGTCCGGGCAATCCCAGCCATGTGATGCTGGACGACCATTATGCCGAGCACATTCCCGGCTGCAATATGGCTTTCCGACGTGACATTCTTTTGGGACTAGGAGGCTTCGACGCTCAATACCGGGTTGCGGGTGATGATGTCGACATGTGTTGGCGTCTCCTTGATGCCGGGTACAAAATCGGCTACGCATCCGGTGCCATGGTCTGGCACCACCGGCGCGCGTCCGTCAAAGCCTATGCAAAACAACAAAAGGGCTACGGCCGCAGCGAATCGATGGTGCAGTTCAAACACCCGCAGCGCTTTGGCTACGGCTATAGTCGCTGGAAGGGCGTGATTTACGGCGACGGCGCCGTTGGCCTGCCTCTCACCGCGCAGCGTATCTACCACGGGCACTTTGGTAGCGGGCTGTTTCAAGTCATCTACCGGCACAATAACTACAGTTCCTCGTGGATGTTAATGAGTCTGGAATGGCACCTGATCGCGATCTTTGTACTGGGCCTGGCTGTGCTCTATTGGCCTCTGGCCTTTGCGAGCCTGGGCATGTGGGCCTGCACCATCGGGCTGGCCGTCCGCTCCGCCGTCAATGCGCCCCTCCCCCGCAACGCACCCCGTTGGTGCCGGCCCCTCGTGGCCTACCTCTATTTCATGCAGCCCATTTGGCGGGGTTGGACACGACTGACCCACCGGTTACGCAACAAAACCCATCCTGAGATCGAAGCGCTCAACCACGAGGCAGAAACCAAACCAATTTCCTCGAAGATCTTAGACCTCTACTGGGATTCAAGCTCAGAAAAGGGACGCGAGGTCTTGCTGCCCGAAATCGTGCGCAAGGCCGAAGAGTCCAACTGGGCCGGTGACTTCGACGATGCCTGGGCCGAATGGGACTTGAAGCTGGTGGGCGATGACTGGCACGCGATCACGATTCGCGTCGCGACAGAGGAACTCGGCTGGCCGCGGCGTTTCACGCGTGCACGTTGTTCGGCGCAAACCACCCTATTCCAGCGTGCGCTCAATTTCGCCATTATCGTCTGGTGTCTTATGGCCGTCGTCACGGGGCAGCTCTGGGCCCTGGCGCTGGGTGTGCTTGCCGCAATCTACGCAGTGGTCAGAATCACACAAAGCCGCAAACGTTGCTTGACTGCCGCCTCCCGCCTCGTCGCTTGGGCCAGCATGGACTGCGGATTGTCGAAACCTGTATCCGAACCCACGGCTCAAACGACGAGTGAAACCGCAAGTTCGACCGGCACTCCCGTTCAGCCTAAAACCGAATCCAGCTCAATCGCTTAACCGGTTACGCAGAGCTCGCAGAAAGGAACAGATCAAAGATGACCTCGGAACCTAAAGAGAAAAAGAGGAGCGATCTCGAAATCTGCTTTCGGGTTTTGAAGGAAGTGAAGCCCTATCGTTGGGGCCTCGCCGGATTTCTCTTTGTTTCCCTGCTGGCCGCACCGATCGCGCTACTGACGCCACTTCCCTTGAAAATTGCGATCGACTCGGGACTGGGCGAGACACCGCTACCGGATTGGGTGGGCCTGCTCACACCGGATTTCCTGACCGAGACCCCCACAGGCATCCTGATCTTGTCGGGTATTCTCGTAATTGGAATCGTCTTCCTGACTCAAGTGCAATGGGCCGTGGATTACATGATGCGCACCATGTTGGCAGAGAAGATCGTGCTCGATTTCCGGGCCAAACTCTTCCGGCATGTCCAGCGCCTTTCTTTCTCGTTCCACGACCGGAAAGGAAGCGCCGACTCGACCTATCGCATTCAATGGGACGCGCGCGCAATGCATTGGGTGCTCATCGATGGCATGATCCCGCTGGCGGCTTCAGTTTTTAGTCTCGTTGCGATGCTTTACGTGACCTTTAGCCTGAATTGGAGACTCGGTCTGGTCTCCGTGCTGGTATCACCCTTTGTTTTGGGGATTACCCACTTATTTCGCCCCATGTTAAGGGAAAATGCGAAGCGGCAGAAAAACCTGGAAAGTGAAGCCTTCTCCGTCATTCCCGAGACGCTGGGAGCACTGCGTGTCGTTAAAGCGTTTGGCCAAGAAGACCGTGAGCAAGGTCGCTTCGTCAACCAATCGCGCAAATCCCTGACCTCGCGCATGCGCTTCACGGCCATCGAGTGCAGCATGGGGATGACCTTGGGGATGACCACTGCCGTGGGAACGGCTCTTGTGCTTTTTATCGGAGCAAGTCAGGTGCTGAACGGCACCTTGAAAGTCGGGGAATTGCTCCTCATCATGTCTTACACGGCGCAGCTCTACACCCCGCTCAAAGCAATGAGTAAACAAGTCGGGGTCCTGCAAACCCAATTTGCCAGTGCTGAGCGAGCTCTGGCCCTGCTGGAAGAACCCAACGAAGTCGTGGAACGCCCCCACGCCAAGGAGATCTCTAAAGCCCGCGGTGAAATTTCATTTAAGAAGGTGGCATTCCATTACACCGACTGTCCGGAAGTATTTTCCGGCGTCACACTCAAGATTCCGGCAGGAACCAAAGTGGGCATTGCGGGACGAACCGGATCAGGAAAGACCACCCTAATCAGCCTGCTCATGCGTTTCTACGATGTCACTAGCGGCGAAATTCAGCTGGATGGTCAAGATATCAGGGACTACCGGATTCCCGACCTGCGCCGCCAATTCGGCATCGTGCTTCAAGACCCGGTTTTATTTGCGGAGAGTATCGCTGAAAATATCCGTTATGGAAAACCCGAAGCGACCGACGAGGAAGTCTTCGCTGCAGCCCAAGCCGCGAACGCACATGACTTTGTATCGAAGCTACCGGATGGTTATCAAACCCGTGTCGGCGAACGCGGCATGCGACTCTCCGGCGGCGAGCGCCAGCGCATCTCACTCGCAAGGGCATTTCTCATGGACGCCCCCATCCTCGTGCTGGACGAGCCGACCAGTGCCGTCGACGTGAAGACCGAACAACTTATCATGGATGCCCTCAACCGACTCATGGAAGGACGCACCACGTTCATGATCGCTCACCGACTGAGCACTCTGGAGAACTGTGACATCGCGGTCACTCTGGAAGACGGTCAACTCCGGGAAAGATCCGTGTCTTCCGTGATGTAACTCTGACCGCCTCAGGCTAGGTTCCAACTGACTGCAAGCCGGAGAAGTATTCCATTTTTTAGCATAAGCATATGACCCCCCATTCGAAGCTTCGCATCATCGTCGGTGGCATGGTCGGCCAATTTCCTCTGGGCGGTGTGGCATGGGATTACTTTCATTACGTGCTCGCATTTCACGAACTCGGACACGACGTCCTCTATCACGAGGACACCAACACATGGCCGTATAATCCATCGATCCGGGAACCCTCTTCCGATGGCTTATATGCGGCTCAATTCATCCAATCATTTTTCGAGCGCTACGCTCCGGAATTATCCGACAAATGGCATTATAAGTTACTGGGAGACAAATCATTCGGCATGTCGGACGAGGCGTTTGCTGAATTCGCCCAAACTGCCGACATCTACCTGAATGTCTCCGGCTGTTGCACACTGCCAACAAACCTGTCCGATCAATGCAAACGGGTGTTCCTCGACAGTGATCCAGGCTATAATCAATTTGGCTTGCAAGAGCTGTTAGACTCGGAAGGCCCACAAGCACCGCGATACATGGAAGTCGCGGAATTGCACAACGTCCACCTCACCTACGCGGAAAATATTCACAACCAGGACTGCAGGCTTCCAAAATGTGGGATCGACTGGATCACAACACGACCGATCGCCACACTTCAGCCCTGGAGCAAATCGCTTGAGCATCCCATTCCGGCTGATGCGGCCTACACGACCGTCATGACTCTCGATCTGGAGAAAACTCCCAAGCGGCTGCATTACGATGGTGTGGATTACTTCGACAAGCGCGTCGAATTTGAGAAGTTCATCGACCTCCCCCTCCGGTACAGTTCGACTCAGCTGAAACTCGCAATCGGCAATAATAATGATACGACCCATGCGGCCTTGGAGCATCATGGTTGGGGTATCATCGATGCACATCATGCGAGCATCACCCCGGAGACTTACCTTGATTTTATATCTTCAAGCTACGGCGAGTGGAGTATCGCCAAGAATGTCTATGTCCAAAGCCGGAGCGGATGGTTCTCCTGTCGGACATGCTGTTACCTCGCAGCGGGGCGCCCTGCGGTCGTTCAGGATACGACCTGGTCCCGCTTCGTTCCCAGCGGCTCGGGATTATTTGCCTTTACAACAATGGACGAAGCAATTGCGGCCATGGAAACAATCGAGCGCGACCCGATGCGCCAGCGACGTCTCGCCTACGAAATCGCACGCGAATATTTAAGCCCGGACAAGGTAATCGCACCGATGATCGATGACATCATGCGAAGCGACTCGAACAAGATCGCTGACTCGCTATCTTAAGGCGGTCTCCACGACCCTGTTCATCAACTTCCGTCCATCCAGATATTCGACAGCAATTTCCCGGGCCGCCTTGGCATGACGCGCATAGTCAGCCTCAATCGATTCAATCGCGGCAACTGCCGAATCAAAATCGCTGAATGTCATCAGCCCTTCGCCAACGGGCAGCACTTCGCTGACTCCAGTATCCTGCACCACAACAGGGCGACCGGAAGCAAGGTAAGCGGCGCTTCGATCACTAAACCAGCCTGTTCGAGCCGCGGCAAAGACTTCCTTGCAGACTGAGAATTCCGCACGTGAGGCACGGATGTAATCGCCATACGCATCATAGCTTGAGGTCACTTCGGCTGCCTTTTTCATCGACCATCGATTACGAACGAGACGCTCCCGGTCCGGTTCACCCGCAATCGCAACCTCCAGAGATGCGTCCACCCGAGTGGGCAACTCAAAGAATTGTTCAAACATGACATCCTTCTGTCCATACTCCCGCCCTGCATAACTGAATGGCTTGTGCGACTTCCAGTTCATCACCGTCGAATACGGCGCACTCGCCGGCGCAAATGGAGTCATCTCGTAGAGATTCGGCAAAACAGGATTGAAGACGTGCTCCCATTTGATACCGAGAGACGGCACTTGGCACTCAGCGCTTCCCAGAAGTGAGCCGTTCGTAAAGTAACAATCGTAAGTGGGAACAGGCACTCCCTCCTTCGCCAAATTCGACCAACGCATCTGTGTCATGCCGGGCTCTCCATCGACAAGGACTGTGCGGCAGTCCCCACCTAAGTATGGTATCCAAGCACCGTGCGTCCCACAATCGACAAAAAGATCTGCACTGCCCAATAGCTCATCCAACCTTCGCTTGCTGACGCCGTACAACTCTCCCGTATAACCGAGAAATACCCATCGATCCTTGAGTCCGAATCGTTCCAGCAATCCACTCACCGTAAGGATCCCTTCAGCCGGATCATCGCTCATATCAGATAGCTTCGGGCGGAAACAGGCATTTTCATAATCCGCCCGTTCAATCATCCAGACCTCATGCCCCAGCTGATGTAACGCGAGCAGAGTTTGCAGAGCCCAAGAAAGATTTCCACCAAGTGGATAACGAATCATGTAACTGCCGACTAGAATTCGCGCCACGGAAACTCTTTCTTTTAAGTTTTTTGCATCGCATCGATAAATCGAGTCGGCAGTTCACTCAGCAGCTTTCGCGCCCAATCTCGACATGCAGCTGCCTGCAGCTTCCCTTCTTCCGAGAGACAACGATCCAAAGCCGCGACCAAGGCCGCATCATCCAGATCTTCCGCGCCAAAGCCAACAGGCCAACCAATGACATCTCGCTGCGACTTAATCTTCGCCCCGCCGGCAATTGGATCGATCGAAAGTGCCGGCACCCCTTGGGCGAGCGCAAGGACCATACCATGCAGTCGAGTGGTCACGACCGCATCCATCCGCGCCATCAAGGTCGTAATCTCATGGGGCGTCCGCAAGCCACCTGCATTTTTCACATCCAGGCAGGTATCGATCGGCACCACGGCAAGTTCGCGCGACGCGAGCAATCGGTCGATTGCGGCATTTGCCGCATCATGCAGGGCACGATCACCGTATTCCTGTTGCTTGTGCGCCAAAAGAACGCCAACCACGGGAATCTGCGGATAGTCCGCCATAAAAGTAACGTCCGGATGCGAGGCACAATCACTATCGCGTTCCCAAAGGAATTCGAAAGGGTTCCATTCGTCCAGTTTCTGCAACATCGACAGATTAATCCCCGCCATGCGGCAGTGTGAGAAACGCTCGAACATCCGGTCGACCGGCGGGCCATTGCCAATCGGACCACAGACAAATACCAGATGGGTATAAGCGGCAGGGTCGACCGACTCCCAATCAATGCCTCCCTGGAAGGGGGTTGCCAAAGCGATATCATACGGAATCCCGGCCTGTGAAAGCCATTCGCAAACCAGATCCCGCGCGATCAAGTCTCCGGCCGTCGCCCCCATCAGCTCAAAACTATACCAACCTGCAACTAGAACTCTCATAAAGGGAAAAGCTTTATTGGATTCAATTTCGGTGCTCAAAAAGTCTTCACGAGTTTAATGGAATACTGCTCGTCCTGATACGGACTATTGTCATAGACAAGATACAGGTCGATACCTTGCCGAACCTTGCGGCCATAGGTTAGGCGGTAATAATTGTCGGATCCGTATTCAGACGAATAGACAATAATACGCCCGCCGACGGAATCTTCTGGCGTAAACTGCCAAGAGCCACTTGCGATGGTTTGCTCGGTTCGCCCGAAGCTTTCTGTAATTTCATGCGAGACTTGCATTTGCACCGTATCGACCGGCCGCCACCAGCCATAGATCAAGTAGTGCTCATAGTCGCCGCTACCAAGTTGCCCCCAGTCGTATTGGGCACCAAATGAAACGACATTACTTCGGGTCAGGAAATCGACTGTCGCGCTGTAATAACGATCCTGATACATGTAGTCACGAAACTCCCCTCGCTCATCGCCAACCGGACGGTAGGGCCCCTCCTCTGCGTAAAGTGAGGTTCGAATCTGGGACTCAAATTCGACACTACCGCCCACATACCATTTCCGGTTTTGAACATCGCCAGATTCCGTTTCACGCAAGGTATAGCCGACATTGCCCTCAAGAACTCGCCATAATTTGTTGGATTGCTCCCGGTAATAACTTAAATTTGTGCTGTAGCCACGTGTGCCCGGCAGGTCTTCACTTAAGAGCGCCAAGGCGGGGAAATAATTCACATCATACCGGTCCATCGTTCCGCTTAGGCTCCAGTAATCTTCCTGCCATCCCAGGCTGCCATTAAAATGGGTGCCCTCGCCGGATCGCGGATCCGCCTCATAGAGGTCCGAGGTATCCGTCATTGCCAAGTCGGCCGCATAGGTCAGCCCCCGCTGTCCGCGGCGGCCGTCAAATCGAAGCAATCCCAGCATATTGTCATAGGCAGTCTGTCGTGTTGCCACAACAGTCCCTGTCGCGGAATGCCGCTCGTCGATTTCATGGATCCAGCGCCCCACGAAATCATTACGGTCATCCGGTGCACCCGTTGCCAGAACAGCAAACTGATTGGCTCCATAGCGGCCGAAGGTCTTCGCGCCATAGTCAAAGTCAGCCACACGGTTTGAATAGAAATACTTTTCTCCATCCGAGAAATAATCCGCCCCCTCGGCAAAAAAAGGTCGGTTATCGGCAACCGCCTTTTCCGTGTAGGAAAAGCTGATATCCTCGACCGCGTCTTCCACTTGACTGAAGTCAGGGTTCAGTGAAATGACCCCGGT encodes the following:
- a CDS encoding response regulator, with translation MIIDDSKSCLELFNLACGHLPCELDCVSSGREALEHFDPTRHALVMSDYKMEPEDGIAVIRRIRELAPEVPCMLFTGFPDKAIREFARVTENCELFVKPVKIQQIMHSIQNTLFKDIPLTEMEYNTPNRHHGHPTDRLETCLPLLGRSQDALNYRKLIRLALDQQYETPFMIESDDSMACSLIARHLHRAGHLREQEYVELDCKRLPLPGQKDESGQEISDILDAALNDACGGTLFLRDIQTMDKAFQQKLAHNFKEYFNNVRLVASLDMGHRNGDIYLLLYMQFAQWTLNLHNFAQRLDDLKTVLRHIATQLVQFGLPESATLPSSIDAVYDTLQARPRILLSDCLHALIEESTTGKEASQTAEIMALDASEFFLQTERFGT
- a CDS encoding glycosyltransferase, with protein sequence MSASACRTHSGGLAWMYLSWAQGLDAIGCNVIWMEAERFDPSLSEDEIGRAVAEIREFLISHGLRSPQVALASNTGAALPWDDSGHYLTLDEAAAQSDLFFNAAYHESPNVINRFRRSAFFDGDPGVMQLWLSRGDLVVAPHDIYFTVGETVGKPGCKIPDAGLEWHFMPPAVYLPSWPVVPAPVGGHYTTVSNWWSREWIEWDGKFLSNEKRTAFLEYIQVPKETSASLELSLTLGDSDHEDVARFEANCWNIRPIISKDWTPAAYHRYVQQSRGEFSCAKPFYVLLDTAWIADRTLHYMASGRPAVLQDTGPSSLLPGDEGVIRFRSPSEAAKALEAVEADYDRHSRRARQLVEEHFDATKLAKRMLERALS
- a CDS encoding glycosyltransferase yields the protein MTTTLTAKPAAGLAQPNASDATRETSIRVVAAGKYLRRGKQKFYVKGFSYGPFAPNQAGESLPEPEQVARDFAQIRELGANTVRVYFPPPVWFLDEALKQDLMVFIDVPWEKHRCFLDDWYAMERARDTIRKTARELGGHPAVLAISVVNEFPVDAVRYQGRRRVEKFVEELLTIAKNEAPECLVTFVNYPTTEFLEVQGCDFTCFNVYVHDEIKFGRYLDRLQHLAGDKPLVLGEYGIDSSREGKEEQAEILIRHLKRVYRHGLSGSVVFAYTDDWFTGGHQITDWFFGVTHSDRSEKPAAKALREIWKAVPDCIYDPHELPRVSVVVCSYNGSRTLEGCLESLMKLEYPDYEVIVVNDGSTDSTGEIAQRFPRVRYFEQVNKGLSVARNKGAELATGEIVAYTDDDCVIDEHWLHYLVLGMKDQAVEAIGGPNITPDSDGWPARCAAASPGNPSHVMLDDHYAEHIPGCNMAFRRDILLGLGGFDAQYRVAGDDVDMCWRLLDAGYKIGYASGAMVWHHRRASVKAYAKQQKGYGRSESMVQFKHPQRFGYGYSRWKGVIYGDGAVGLPLTAQRIYHGHFGSGLFQVIYRHNNYSSSWMLMSLEWHLIAIFVLGLAVLYWPLAFASLGMWACTIGLAVRSAVNAPLPRNAPRWCRPLVAYLYFMQPIWRGWTRLTHRLRNKTHPEIEALNHEAETKPISSKILDLYWDSSSEKGREVLLPEIVRKAEESNWAGDFDDAWAEWDLKLVGDDWHAITIRVATEELGWPRRFTRARCSAQTTLFQRALNFAIIVWCLMAVVTGQLWALALGVLAAIYAVVRITQSRKRCLTAASRLVAWASMDCGLSKPVSEPTAQTTSETASSTGTPVQPKTESSSIA
- a CDS encoding ABC transporter ATP-binding protein — its product is MTSEPKEKKRSDLEICFRVLKEVKPYRWGLAGFLFVSLLAAPIALLTPLPLKIAIDSGLGETPLPDWVGLLTPDFLTETPTGILILSGILVIGIVFLTQVQWAVDYMMRTMLAEKIVLDFRAKLFRHVQRLSFSFHDRKGSADSTYRIQWDARAMHWVLIDGMIPLAASVFSLVAMLYVTFSLNWRLGLVSVLVSPFVLGITHLFRPMLRENAKRQKNLESEAFSVIPETLGALRVVKAFGQEDREQGRFVNQSRKSLTSRMRFTAIECSMGMTLGMTTAVGTALVLFIGASQVLNGTLKVGELLLIMSYTAQLYTPLKAMSKQVGVLQTQFASAERALALLEEPNEVVERPHAKEISKARGEISFKKVAFHYTDCPEVFSGVTLKIPAGTKVGIAGRTGSGKTTLISLLMRFYDVTSGEIQLDGQDIRDYRIPDLRRQFGIVLQDPVLFAESIAENIRYGKPEATDEEVFAAAQAANAHDFVSKLPDGYQTRVGERGMRLSGGERQRISLARAFLMDAPILVLDEPTSAVDVKTEQLIMDALNRLMEGRTTFMIAHRLSTLENCDIAVTLEDGQLRERSVSSVM
- a CDS encoding glycosyltransferase family protein; its protein translation is MARILVGSYMIRYPLGGNLSWALQTLLALHQLGHEVWMIERADYENACFRPKLSDMSDDPAEGILTVSGLLERFGLKDRWVFLGYTGELYGVSKRRLDELLGSADLFVDCGTHGAWIPYLGGDCRTVLVDGEPGMTQMRWSNLAKEGVPVPTYDCYFTNGSLLGSAECQVPSLGIKWEHVFNPVLPNLYEMTPFAPASAPYSTVMNWKSHKPFSYAGREYGQKDVMFEQFFELPTRVDASLEVAIAGEPDRERLVRNRWSMKKAAEVTSSYDAYGDYIRASRAEFSVCKEVFAAARTGWFSDRSAAYLASGRPVVVQDTGVSEVLPVGEGLMTFSDFDSAVAAIESIEADYARHAKAAREIAVEYLDGRKLMNRVVETALR
- a CDS encoding polysaccharide pyruvyl transferase family protein produces the protein MRVLVAGWYSFELMGATAGDLIARDLVCEWLSQAGIPYDIALATPFQGGIDWESVDPAAYTHLVFVCGPIGNGPPVDRMFERFSHCRMAGINLSMLQKLDEWNPFEFLWERDSDCASHPDVTFMADYPQIPVVGVLLAHKQQEYGDRALHDAANAAIDRLLASRELAVVPIDTCLDVKNAGGLRTPHEITTLMARMDAVVTTRLHGMVLALAQGVPALSIDPIAGGAKIKSQRDVIGWPVGFGAEDLDDAALVAALDRCLSEEGKLQAAACRDWARKLLSELPTRFIDAMQKT
- a CDS encoding carbohydrate binding family 9 domain-containing protein; this translates as MHQLPLIRATLIFCYAFVIAGPFEVRAAVSSSTVEAVSSSPQAGRILEVPKVQTEAGDRVSSGVAGLKPTALEIDGNLDDPSWASAVTSANFWCSFENREPSDATEVLVMMDGDYLYFGFRLYDSEPESIQARRTVRDTGFAYDDVITVELDTYFNRRDISSFSMNPLGTQSDDLAGGRSEKVEWKGDWLGAATKTEYGWSAEFAIPFSVLNYRSQDTVFGLNFKRYQSRTREYSWWADVSPLNLSEMMGSMTGLELPELESRKVWTFMPFVLAGKNIPNKSGTIKDTLVTGGIDIRYQPRPDWTGVISLNPDFSQVEDAVEDISFSYTEKAVADNRPFFAEGADYFSDGEKYFYSNRVADFDYGAKTFGRYGANQFAVLATGAPDDRNDFVGRWIHEIDERHSATGTVVATRQTAYDNMLGLLRFDGRRGQRGLTYAADLAMTDTSDLYEADPRSGEGTHFNGSLGWQEDYWSLSGTMDRYDVNYFPALALLSEDLPGTRGYSTNLSYYREQSNKLWRVLEGNVGYTLRETESGDVQNRKWYVGGSVEFESQIRTSLYAEEGPYRPVGDERGEFRDYMYQDRYYSATVDFLTRSNVVSFGAQYDWGQLGSGDYEHYLIYGWWRPVDTVQMQVSHEITESFGRTEQTIASGSWQFTPEDSVGGRIIVYSSEYGSDNYYRLTYGRKVRQGIDLYLVYDNSPYQDEQYSIKLVKTF